In Cryptomeria japonica chromosome 10, Sugi_1.0, whole genome shotgun sequence, a genomic segment contains:
- the LOC131072525 gene encoding non-specific lipid-transfer protein 1-like: protein MAMAMERSYKWKSIYFVVAIIGTVVVGMSSKADGAISCSTVVSDLIPCLSYISGSSAQPTKGCCNGIKTLNTTAKTTDDRQAMCNCIKSVVSSYSSYFDKASKLSGVCGVNHSFAWTPSLDCST from the coding sequence ATGGCAATGGCAATGGAGAGAAGTTACAAATGGAAATCAATTTACTTTGTGGTGGCTATAATTGGCACGGTGGTGGTGGGAATGAGCAGCAAGGCGGATGGCGCAATATCATGCTCAACGGTGGTGTCTGATTTAATTCCTTGTCTTTCCTACATTTCAGGAAGCTCCGCCCAGCCCACAAAGGGATGTTGTAATGGCATTAAAACTCTCAACACCACTGCCAAAACTACAGATGACAGGCAAGCCATGTGCAACTGCATAAAGTCAGTGGTGTCTTCCTATAGCAGTTACTTTGATAAGGCCAGCAAGTTGTCTGGTGTCTGTGGAGTTAATCACAGCTTTGCCTGGACACCCTCACTTGATTGCAGCACATAA